The proteins below come from a single Alnus glutinosa chromosome 9, dhAlnGlut1.1, whole genome shotgun sequence genomic window:
- the LOC133876706 gene encoding uncharacterized protein LOC133876706, with amino-acid sequence MIAPIAVALAVGLLGWAYKALKPPPPRLCGSPDGPPVTSTRLKLSDGRHFAYRESGVRKEEAKYKIIVVHGYDSSKDLGLPVPQELIEELKIYILFFDRAPKRLQLLEFDHQIDP; translated from the exons ATGATTGCACCAATTGCAGTGGCATTGGCGGTGGGTCTTCTGGGGTGGGCTTATAAGGCATTGAAGCCCCCACCTCCAAGATTATGTGGATCACCAGATGGTCCTCCTGTCACTTCAACTAGGTTGAAACTCAGTGATGGAAGACATTTCGCCTACAGGGAGTCTGGAGTTCGAAAGGAAGAGGCTAAGTACAAGATCATTGTCGTTCATGGCTATGACAGCTCAAAAGATCTAGGTCTACCTGTCCCACAA GAACTTATAGAGGAGCTAAAGATATATATCCTATTCTTCGACCGAGCaccaaaacggctccaactaCTTGAATTC GATCATCAAATTGATCCTTAA